The Hemiscyllium ocellatum isolate sHemOce1 chromosome 5, sHemOce1.pat.X.cur, whole genome shotgun sequence region TCTACTGCAGTAACAATGCACCTCCCACTTAAGCGACATAGGCTAGGATTTAAAGTGGTGCTAACTATTCACTATATTGACCCCTGCTAATATATTCAGGCAAAGAAAAGTTACTACATTCCAATGGGCAGGTAGTGTAAAGTTGGTATACTGCCTGTGTTTTAAGCATGGGAGAATGTCACATTCTGGTCCCCATAGCCACTTTTAGAGGCTTCCCAATTTTGGTCTGCATTGCCCAACAATAAGAAATGCAAAAGGTCAGAGAAATGATGGCATTACAACAATAAGGACAGAAATAAATTTGAGGGGTATTAAGAAGATAGTTAATATATTTTCTTGACGTGTTTTAGTTTTCAAATTATTTACAACTCACAACAGGAAAAATACATTTTCTACAGAAATGACGTAAAAGTGGCATTCATGTACAATTTTAATGAACATACTAATTATAGCAGCTATTCTTACCAGCAGAAACCAGGACAACAGCTGTAAACAGgctcatttcctcttcactcAGCTGCAGGGCACCAAGCTTCTCACTAAACTCAAACATGGACATCAACAAATCACCTGCTCCCAGTAActgcaactcttccatgccaTAACTTTTTCCACTGAGAAACGTGACCGTGCGCTCATGTACATCAAATAAAGCAGCAAAGCGTACCATTAATACCTGCCAATGATAGAAATGGGTATTAATTACCACATCATTCAGAAAGTCTCTGGACGTGGAATATCTAAAATTTTACATTAAGAAAAATAGTTTCTAAAAGTACAACttcaatgtgaaatattttccGGGGCTGAGTTGCAATCCTAATGTTAGCTTAAGTTTCGGCTCAGAAACAAAATTGTGATCATGGCAGGACGCTAGACATGATCTTCCCAGAGACAGCCAGCTGGAAAGAAGTCCTGTCCAATTATGGACATTAACTGTGTTCTAAAATCAAGATATACAGAAAGGGCCTCGAGCTTTGGCTGTAACATGGACATAGCTGAGGtgtcagtagcagcaatgtaagTGGTGCCAAGGAGTCACCTTAAGTAGAAGTGCAACGACTGCTATAGTAACTCACTAGTGGAGACATCAGGTTGCAATGAGATACTTTTTTGCTTGAGAAAACCTGAGCACTACTATTTAATCCCAGCAACTTCAGAAAAGGGGCTCATTTGCAACTCAAACGTTCTGCTTTGCTGCCACATGGACCCATGTTCCATTTTCAGGCTGCTTTGGTGTCCtctcatccactttcctgctctctccttATTTTCCTCAATTCCCATTTTGATCAAGATTCTCTTTCAGCTTTAAAGTATACACAAGGACCCTGCCCTCGCATCTCTCTATGGCAAGGGATTTTTAAAACTCaactctcagaagaaattccttcttatctcagtcttaaattggcaccattatattttgagactatgccctctcgtCAGAGACTTTCCATAAGGGGAAGCATCCTCATTATTTACCTTGACAAGCTCCTCAACAATCATATGTTTAAATGAAATAATCTCATTCTCATAAATTCCAACAATTaaagccccaacctgttcagtctttgctcataagacagtctCTATATCCCGGGATCATCCTCTAACCTTCTCTAAACTGCCTCCGATaaaatatttccttaaataaggggaccaaatcttctcagtactccagatatggtatAACCAGCCCCTTCCAAGGAAGGTTGGTCCCAATTGCCTTATGCACCTATATGCTAGTTTTCATGAACAAGtaccaagtccctttgtgttacagctttctgcagtttccccccttttgttctcctttccaaaatgaactgCAGAAAATTAGCTACATGGTACAAATTTATTAACAGCACGTGTACATTGAGATTGGAATGGTGCTGAGCAACACAGGCTCATAATTTAAAATAAACCCATTCACTTGCTTTATCACAGTTTGAAAAAAGAGCACAGTCCCAAAATTCTGGTGCCCCTCACCTTGGCCGTGAAGGTAAATCTTTATTTGGCCCACAGCAAAGGTTCCTTATCAACTGCAAGGATATTCATTCAGCCTAATATGACCACACAAGACATAAAATTCTCAAGATTTGAGAACTTTCCCAGTCACACTGAAAAACAGAATTTGGGTGCAGGAATGGTGGAAGATACGGTCATCTGCCTACAAGATGGATTGATTGGTGTTTTCCATGGGAGGTTTTAGAAAGGTCTCCATTCTGCACTTTTGAGTGATCCCACCAAAGTTCAGCTCTACCATGCCACCAGAATTTCTACCCTGTGATCTACATTCTAATTGCAAAATCATAAGTAAGAATTCTAAATAAATGTGTACTGGTCTTCATACTGTTCTTACCAAACCACTCAAACCAAAAAGGCCTTGGTTTGGCTCCTGATGCACTGAGTTACCCATTCTCTGTGGACTGATAACAGTGTCCACAGCTAGGAAATAATAATTCATTGTCCATTTGCTCCCATTTAAAAGAATGACACCAGGAAGGCGCTTTGTTCTTGTTCTCACATCATCCTACAATAATCAAACAGCCTAAAACACCCTGACGTGCACATGAAGTATGTCTACTCATTGACTTAACAGAATGACGAAAAGATATGAAATGTGTATATTGTATTTATATAGTCAAAACACAAAGACTGTTTAATACTGCTGAATTCGCAATTTCTGAATTTCCAGTGCCTAGATAACCGAAAAGTATTggtgaattttttaaaacttctgtACGTACCTCAAATGTTCCAGCTTTAAGCAAGCTAACTTGGTCATGTTGGGATAGATCTTTGAATCCTGGAATACGTTTTGCAAATTCTACCACTTCTCTAACTGCAGGTGTAAAGCTCATGGAGAATTCTTCCCAGATTTCCTGTTCTGATTTATTGGGATTTACATAAGGCGACATACTCATCGGGCACACCTAGCCAAGACAAACATCAAAATTCAGTATGAAAACCAGAAACTGAAGTTTTAACTAACAAATAGGTGTTCTATTCAAAATGTATAGGAAGAAAATACCGATCTTAAATAAGGAGTTGTAAGAATTAAATATTGTATTGCAAAATATGAACTCAATTTTTTTCTTAATATCAATAGTTGATCTCAATACAGAACTTTCAAACAAATAGGCAATCACGTTGCAATAAATGTATGATCCTTTTCTAAACATAGATAGTGTATTTACCAGATGCATTCTCCTTTCCGTGGTACAAGAATGGTCAAACATAGCGTTGTTCTGAGAAAATTCATCTTCTGCAATTGCATTTTGAGTATATTCATTCAAAACAGTATGATAATGCTTACTTATGAATCTATCGGACACACCATTTGGGCAAAATACATGGTTATTAATCTTATTTGTGTTAGAGATTTTGTGCTGGTTTGCATTGTGAAAACAGTGGCTTCCATTGAGGTTATTTGTAGACTGATCAATTATCCAATTATCATCACTATTCTTCTGAGTACTCTTTCTGTTCTGGAGCTTCTCAGcttccagcattttgcccattttTTCTTGAGTACAGTAGAATGTTTCCTTATGGGCTTTGGCCACTGTACCAATTACATCATCTTCAATGTTTTGAAGTTGTTTATGTTGTAATTGTGAAGAAGCAATCTCATCTTGTGATCCTTCAGTCTGTGCATAGCCGTTCAGCTGATTATTCATCATCTTCTTCATTGCACTTTGCATTTCAATCAACATTCTCTGCTTCTCACGTTTAGGAATGCGTCCAAATCGAACAGCTGTAACAGAATATCCCAAAGATTTtcaacattgtactggaacaatttGCATTGCAAACTTACCTTCCAATAGTTTTAAAATATGGCCATATctgatgtatctgctgccataaTTATACTATTGTAAGTATTGTCCCTATCTGCAATGGTACTCACCATCTCGGGACATGCCTACAGCTAAACACTTCTTAAAACGACACTGCTGACACCGGTTCCTATTCATCCTCATTATGGAACAGTTTTCATTTTTCAGGCATTTCTTGTATTGGATATTCTGCTGAATGCTCCTTCGGAAAAATCCCTGCAAGAACAAATACAAAACATTCCAGCTAATCCATATTTTTAGAAATTGCAAATTTACACCCAGTTGCCTGTAGCCATAGTTGTTCAAGCCTTTATAGTTTTAAGCAATCTGGAATGTTAGTCAATTTGTGCATTTTTTAAAGAGAAGTTACTAATGGTACAAACACATATTAAACTGCTTACTATTTCTTTGCAACGTGACAATTTAACAACAGAACACTTCTTGGTCAAAATCTGCATCTTTGAAGTGGTAAGCACCAGAGAAAATAATAGTACAGCTTTTTCACATCCAAGGCTCCAAGCTTATGAACAATAATTTCTCACATACatgataaatgtaggggaatgggtctgagtgggtggctcttcagagggtcagtgtggacttgttgggccgaagggcctgtttccatactgtaagtaatctaatctaaagaaactcATTTTTCTGCAAAAAATACTCTAGAGGAGAAATAATTAACCTCTTACAAGGCATCAAACTTTCCAAAGGATCAACAAATATCTACTCACAAGAAGTACTAGACTCTAAAGAGTCAAATTAGGAGGAGGAGTGAAGCACATGCTACCTTACGCAAGCGATTTTTTGCAAATATCCACTAGAAAGAGTATGATAATACTTATGAATCCATCTGTGCAAACTAGATGAAATTTGTTAGTTTCCATTGCAAAAAAAAGTGGGATATATTAATTTAGACTGCTGTTAGAAAAACTGACGACCTTCCCCCGTATATACTGTACATACATTCGCACACACGAAGCAGTATTTTTAGATGTTTATATCAACTCAAATTCTATTTTGAATGAAAAATCAAGAGACAGTCTAGAGACAGTCCTGAGAATGAGGTATTATGACTCCGGGAAGATAAAGCCCTTAGAACATAAGACATCCGTTAGCTGCCCTGCAGTCAGTCAATATACTGTACGCTTGGCCAGGATCCAATTCACATCGTTCCCACCAAtctcctatttcaactgagaAATGGTGTACTTACAGAGGGCCTTTAACGTATGTAGACTTCAAGCCTGTGGAGAGTGCGTATACTTCACATTGGAATCAAGCAGCATGGAAAGGATACAGCAAAGCTTAGCAGATAAGCTTTAGTTATTTAGAAAAGCTTAAAACAAAATTGGGCTTTCCTCAC contains the following coding sequences:
- the nr1d2b gene encoding nuclear receptor subfamily 1 group D member 2b isoform X2; protein product: MDGNGAGGVIAYISSSSSSCSPVSYHSDSSENSFQSVSSSVPSSPNSFVSDNHVNSNDMLADNCTLKLGSSSNIQLACSTKGDGSNTNPLSKCTSGITKINGMILLCKVCGDVASGFHYGVHACEGCKGFFRRSIQQNIQYKKCLKNENCSIMRMNRNRCQQCRFKKCLAVGMSRDAVRFGRIPKREKQRMLIEMQSAMKKMMNNQLNGYAQTEGSQDEIASSQLQHKQLQNIEDDVIGTVAKAHKETFYCTQEKMGKMLEAEKLQNRKSTQKNSDDNWIIDQSTNNLNGSHCFHNANQHKISNTNKINNHVFCPNGVSDRFISKHYHTVLNEYTQNAIAEDEFSQNNAMFDHSCTTERRMHLVCPMSMSPYVNPNKSEQEIWEEFSMSFTPAVREVVEFAKRIPGFKDLSQHDQVSLLKAGTFEVLMVRFAALFDVHERTVTFLSGKSYGMEELQLLGAGDLLMSMFEFSEKLGALQLSEEEMSLFTAVVLVSADRSGIENVNSVEQLQETLIRALRTLIMKNHPNESSIFTKLLLKLPDLRSLNNMHSEELLAFKIYP
- the nr1d2b gene encoding nuclear receptor subfamily 1 group D member 2b isoform X1, translating into MCGCSHPFFIGEGGVIAYISSSSSSCSPVSYHSDSSENSFQSVSSSVPSSPNSFVSDNHVNSNDMLADNCTLKLGSSSNIQLACSTKGDGSNTNPLSKCTSGITKINGMILLCKVCGDVASGFHYGVHACEGCKGFFRRSIQQNIQYKKCLKNENCSIMRMNRNRCQQCRFKKCLAVGMSRDAVRFGRIPKREKQRMLIEMQSAMKKMMNNQLNGYAQTEGSQDEIASSQLQHKQLQNIEDDVIGTVAKAHKETFYCTQEKMGKMLEAEKLQNRKSTQKNSDDNWIIDQSTNNLNGSHCFHNANQHKISNTNKINNHVFCPNGVSDRFISKHYHTVLNEYTQNAIAEDEFSQNNAMFDHSCTTERRMHLVCPMSMSPYVNPNKSEQEIWEEFSMSFTPAVREVVEFAKRIPGFKDLSQHDQVSLLKAGTFEVLMVRFAALFDVHERTVTFLSGKSYGMEELQLLGAGDLLMSMFEFSEKLGALQLSEEEMSLFTAVVLVSADRSGIENVNSVEQLQETLIRALRTLIMKNHPNESSIFTKLLLKLPDLRSLNNMHSEELLAFKIYP